One segment of Shewanella piezotolerans WP3 DNA contains the following:
- a CDS encoding exonuclease domain-containing protein, translating into MKRFYLKNQLRLKAFRAADGVIADYYRALTCAISIPLADIPLMAIDLEMTGLNVQFDQILSIGMVPIQNGMLQLKDADYRLVSIEGSVGDSAAIHGIVDGQLETAISANEAMHWFLEKTKGHVLIAHHAPLDLCFLKAEIFRCFGEKMTFVSIDTMSLERARILRQHEVIKEGSLRLDACRSRYGLPIYAAHNAAVDALSCGELLLAQMASIAGAEELTLSDLLR; encoded by the coding sequence TTGAAGCGTTTTTATTTAAAAAACCAGCTCAGATTGAAGGCGTTTAGAGCTGCTGATGGCGTTATTGCTGACTACTACCGAGCGCTAACTTGTGCCATCTCTATACCTCTTGCGGATATTCCATTAATGGCAATCGATTTGGAAATGACTGGGCTAAACGTTCAGTTTGATCAAATCTTGAGTATCGGTATGGTGCCTATTCAAAATGGTATGCTTCAGTTGAAGGATGCTGATTATAGATTGGTTAGCATAGAAGGAAGTGTAGGTGATAGTGCAGCAATACACGGAATTGTAGATGGTCAGTTGGAAACCGCCATATCGGCTAATGAGGCAATGCATTGGTTCTTAGAAAAGACCAAAGGTCATGTATTAATTGCACATCATGCACCGCTTGACCTGTGCTTTTTAAAAGCAGAAATCTTTCGTTGTTTTGGTGAAAAAATGACATTTGTATCAATTGATACTATGTCTTTAGAGCGAGCTAGAATATTACGGCAGCATGAAGTGATTAAAGAAGGTTCCTTGAGGCTCGACGCTTGTCGGAGCCGATATGGTTTACCTATTTATGCCGCTCATAATGCGGCAGTTGACGCATTATCTTGTGGAGAATTGTTATTGGCCCAGATGGCGAGTATTGCGGGGGCTGAAGAGCTTACGTTGTCAGATTTGTTACGTTAG
- a CDS encoding ATP-binding protein has translation MPSDEIRALAAKIELLNRKIAREKAAKKAAETLLEEKSRELYSAKQLVEDSLINIKEESKQGIALLHFKTYLESILLDYNQQFLQKPISNILLQRLLDDLIGIENIKASRIRFKSPTEEDQFDTFIAGDKGLIQQVSTANQALNWSNDHQQIKLRINAASKVLGSLTLVIESPISWQKTIEKQLLLFCDMISAAQRRQELLENTIKEKLRAESSEQSTRDFVAMINHELRTPLNGLLGSAELMLDTKLSSYQQQLLNTMHQSGELLRVIINDLLDLSKMSAGMLQIVEVDFSPAKLCQMIFDIFKQRIEEFGLIFSFNVQQNIPQTLLGDPDRIKQILVNLIGNALKFTQEGEIKVNITWEQEKLHFEVQDTGCGIPEDKISTLFAPFTQVNNSSNRSFEGTGLGLAICKQLVDEMNDTISLASVLNKGSCFKVALPLNSLQKVALDIERPQADYPIENLKILVVEDSKVNQMLIEMILAKFGITPTIANDGQEAIDYLTVNNVDIVFMDCRMPVVDGFKATSLLREKGYTKPIIALTASTTSVETEQCYQCGMDEIINKPYQQDDIKAALIKWGQQLDSTG, from the coding sequence ATGCCGAGTGATGAGATCCGCGCATTAGCAGCAAAAATTGAGCTATTAAACCGTAAAATAGCCCGCGAAAAAGCAGCCAAGAAAGCAGCAGAAACACTGCTGGAAGAAAAAAGTAGAGAGTTATATAGTGCCAAACAGCTTGTTGAAGATTCACTTATCAATATTAAAGAAGAGTCAAAGCAAGGTATCGCCCTACTTCACTTTAAAACCTATTTAGAATCAATCTTACTCGATTATAATCAGCAATTTTTACAAAAACCGATCTCAAATATATTACTGCAACGACTTCTAGATGATTTGATTGGCATTGAAAATATTAAAGCCAGTCGCATCCGATTTAAATCACCAACTGAAGAGGATCAATTTGATACTTTCATCGCAGGCGACAAAGGACTAATACAACAAGTTTCAACTGCTAACCAAGCATTAAACTGGTCAAATGATCATCAGCAAATAAAATTGCGGATCAATGCAGCAAGCAAAGTATTGGGCAGTTTAACACTGGTCATTGAATCACCTATTTCGTGGCAAAAAACCATTGAGAAACAGTTGCTACTATTTTGCGATATGATTAGCGCTGCTCAGCGACGGCAAGAATTACTCGAAAACACCATCAAGGAAAAGTTAAGGGCTGAATCCTCAGAGCAATCGACCCGTGATTTTGTCGCTATGATTAACCACGAATTAAGAACCCCACTTAACGGTTTACTGGGCTCAGCAGAGCTTATGCTTGATACTAAGCTATCGAGTTATCAACAACAGCTTCTCAACACCATGCATCAATCAGGAGAGCTTTTAAGAGTCATCATCAATGACCTATTAGACCTTAGTAAGATGAGTGCTGGTATGCTACAAATTGTAGAGGTAGATTTTTCACCAGCTAAACTGTGCCAGATGATCTTTGATATTTTTAAGCAACGTATAGAAGAGTTTGGCCTTATATTTAGTTTCAATGTTCAGCAAAATATTCCTCAAACTTTGCTAGGCGATCCAGATAGGATCAAACAAATACTGGTTAACCTTATTGGCAACGCTCTTAAGTTTACCCAAGAGGGTGAAATCAAAGTCAATATCACTTGGGAGCAAGAAAAGCTTCATTTTGAGGTGCAAGATACAGGATGTGGGATCCCAGAAGATAAAATCTCCACATTATTTGCCCCTTTTACTCAAGTCAATAATTCCAGCAACCGCTCTTTTGAAGGTACTGGACTCGGCCTTGCAATTTGTAAACAATTGGTCGATGAGATGAATGACACAATCTCCTTAGCTTCAGTGCTTAACAAAGGAAGCTGCTTCAAAGTTGCTTTGCCTTTAAATAGCTTACAGAAAGTAGCTTTAGATATTGAACGACCTCAAGCAGATTACCCCATTGAAAACCTAAAAATCCTCGTCGTGGAAGATAGTAAAGTAAACCAAATGCTGATTGAGATGATTTTAGCCAAATTTGGAATTACGCCCACAATAGCTAACGACGGCCAAGAAGCTATCGACTATTTAACCGTCAATAATGTTGACATTGTATTTATGGATTGCAGAATGCCTGTTGTCGATGGTTTTAAGGCAACGAGTTTACTGCGTGAAAAGGGCTATACAAAACCCATTATTGCATTGACTGCCAGTACAACCTCTGTCGAAACTGAACAATGTTACCAATGCGGTATGGATGAAATAATTAACAAACCCTACCAGCAGGATGATATTAAGGCGGCATTAATAAAGTGGGGACAACAACTTGATAGCACCGGTTAG
- a CDS encoding heme NO-binding domain-containing protein has product MKGIIFAEFLELVEDSFGLEICQRILDENQNDGVYTSVGTYDHNDLIKLIVSLSKITGVPIEDLQEIYGKSVFITLFNSMPGLEGKSDSTFDFIKSVEEYIHIEVKKLYQNANPPTFNFISATESQLVMDYVSARCMSHVCLGLIQGCAEHFNEEVEIVMEPLVKDSSEVRFTITHV; this is encoded by the coding sequence ATGAAGGGAATCATTTTTGCTGAGTTTTTAGAGTTAGTCGAAGACTCTTTTGGCCTAGAAATTTGCCAAAGAATTTTGGATGAAAATCAAAATGATGGGGTTTATACCAGTGTTGGTACTTATGATCACAATGACCTTATTAAGCTCATTGTGAGTTTGAGCAAGATCACTGGTGTACCGATAGAAGATCTACAAGAAATATATGGTAAATCGGTTTTTATCACACTATTCAATAGCATGCCCGGCCTTGAAGGAAAATCAGATTCAACTTTTGACTTTATTAAAAGTGTTGAAGAGTACATCCATATTGAAGTTAAAAAACTTTATCAAAACGCTAACCCACCAACATTTAACTTTATTTCAGCAACCGAGAGCCAGTTAGTGATGGATTACGTTTCTGCACGCTGCATGTCTCATGTTTGTTTGGGTTTAATACAAGGCTGTGCTGAACATTTCAATGAGGAAGTAGAGATAGTCATGGAGCCACTTGTCAAAGACAGTTCTGAAGTGCGCTTTACCATCACGCATGTTTAA
- a CDS encoding lecithin retinol acyltransferase family protein: MALPLIWLGAAAIGAALVAEERKNQKDIASKRMQGNAKSAHAHGDSAELAPSLWHTGDKKVKLEPGAIICCFVFGVIEHTGIWLGDDTLVELHGSGLVRAISIERFLAGRSGSRVYQACNHLHQPLVGTKVLQRAKEAIFSYREYDLLDNNCHRFVCYCLTGEEKSLSRFSKLNNEIGTYFKEAIYWDEAII, from the coding sequence ATGGCATTACCGTTGATATGGTTAGGAGCTGCTGCAATAGGTGCCGCTTTGGTTGCTGAGGAGCGGAAAAATCAAAAGGATATTGCCAGTAAGCGTATGCAGGGCAATGCTAAATCCGCTCATGCTCATGGTGACAGTGCAGAACTTGCTCCTAGTCTATGGCATACAGGCGATAAAAAAGTCAAGTTAGAGCCCGGTGCTATTATTTGTTGCTTTGTATTTGGGGTGATAGAGCATACTGGTATTTGGCTTGGTGATGATACTTTGGTCGAGCTTCACGGTAGTGGATTAGTCCGCGCGATTTCAATAGAGCGGTTTCTTGCTGGAAGAAGCGGTAGTAGAGTGTATCAAGCATGTAACCACCTGCACCAACCATTGGTTGGCACTAAAGTATTGCAGAGGGCTAAGGAAGCGATATTTAGCTATCGAGAATACGATTTACTCGATAATAACTGTCATAGGTTTGTTTGCTATTGCCTTACGGGCGAAGAAAAATCATTATCTCGTTTTAGCAAACTCAATAACGAAATTGGTACCTATTTTAAAGAAGCTATTTATTGGGATGAAGCGATTATTTGA
- a CDS encoding ketoacyl-ACP synthase III — translation MQYATITGWGKCVPPATLTNHDLATFIETSDDWIKPRTGISQRHISHVNTSELASVAAQRALAAAGIEGSDLDMIILATATPDTLIPNIASTVQANIGASCAAFDINAACSGFLYGIGLGSSQIKSGQCKKVLVIGAERLSFFLDWSRRETAVLFGDGAGAVVLEATDEAIGVLGYELNNDPAGRDILKAGFGTAMDRFEASSLDFYIEFNGQEIFKRAIAGMGKLSTKVIEKCGIDKDDIDWVIPHQANERIIDTLISRMKIPKEKAVVNIANYGNTSAATIPIAICDALEQGKIQPNQTILSCAFGAGLTSAAALIKWGDRITPLKVSDAELPPCDKTGIELVSKAVKHFCK, via the coding sequence ATGCAGTACGCAACAATTACGGGATGGGGCAAATGTGTGCCTCCTGCAACTTTGACCAACCATGATCTCGCTACCTTTATCGAGACTTCCGATGACTGGATTAAACCTCGTACAGGTATAAGCCAGCGTCATATTAGTCATGTCAATACATCAGAGCTAGCATCAGTTGCCGCTCAACGTGCACTTGCAGCTGCTGGTATTGAAGGCAGCGATCTAGATATGATAATTCTAGCAACCGCTACGCCAGATACGTTGATCCCCAATATTGCATCGACGGTACAAGCAAACATAGGTGCAAGTTGCGCCGCATTTGATATCAATGCTGCATGCAGTGGTTTTCTTTATGGCATTGGGCTCGGTAGCTCACAAATCAAGAGTGGCCAATGTAAAAAAGTCTTAGTCATTGGCGCAGAAAGATTATCATTTTTCTTAGATTGGTCTCGCCGAGAAACCGCAGTTTTATTCGGCGATGGTGCTGGTGCCGTTGTTCTTGAAGCAACTGACGAAGCCATCGGTGTGCTAGGTTATGAGCTTAATAATGACCCCGCTGGTCGTGATATTCTCAAAGCAGGCTTTGGTACTGCAATGGACAGATTTGAAGCATCCTCACTCGACTTTTACATCGAATTTAACGGTCAAGAGATCTTTAAGCGTGCAATTGCAGGCATGGGGAAACTGAGCACTAAAGTCATAGAAAAGTGTGGCATTGACAAAGACGATATTGATTGGGTTATTCCGCATCAAGCTAATGAGCGCATCATTGATACGTTAATTAGTCGCATGAAAATTCCAAAAGAAAAAGCCGTTGTTAATATAGCCAATTATGGCAATACCTCTGCAGCAACGATACCTATCGCTATTTGCGATGCTTTGGAACAAGGTAAAATTCAACCAAATCAAACGATTTTATCCTGTGCGTTTGGTGCTGGTTTAACCTCTGCAGCCGCTTTAATTAAGTGGGGCGATAGAATCACGCCGCTCAAAGTCAGTGATGCAGAACTACCACCTTGTGATAAAACAGGTATTGAACTAGTCAGCAAAGCGGTGAAGCATTTTTGTAAATAG
- a CDS encoding GntR family transcriptional regulator: MSRITPIVHKTRTQVVVEVLREKILSGEIAAGMPLRQSALADEMNVSRIPVREALLQLEAEGLVKFEAHKGATATTLSAVQVTELFDLRALIETDLLAKSIPHMTEDDFTEAEAILDSLDVAFKDKDQIESWSGLNSQFHICLYRAADKPHTIDVVNGLNTNCDRYVRLELYLASGIPKAQKDHRELLEFCKQGDVENAVELLRAHILQAADAIRDLVAQQEG, encoded by the coding sequence ATGAGCAGAATAACTCCTATCGTTCATAAAACACGCACTCAAGTTGTTGTCGAAGTATTGAGGGAAAAAATCCTATCTGGAGAAATTGCTGCAGGCATGCCATTACGCCAAAGCGCCCTTGCCGACGAAATGAATGTGAGCAGGATCCCCGTACGAGAGGCACTACTGCAATTAGAAGCTGAAGGGTTAGTTAAGTTTGAAGCGCATAAAGGCGCGACAGCTACCACTTTATCAGCAGTTCAAGTTACTGAGCTATTTGATTTACGAGCACTGATTGAAACCGATCTGCTAGCTAAATCAATTCCTCATATGACTGAAGATGACTTCACTGAAGCTGAAGCTATCTTAGATTCTCTAGATGTCGCTTTTAAGGATAAAGACCAGATTGAAAGCTGGAGTGGGCTGAACTCACAATTCCATATTTGTTTATACCGAGCAGCTGACAAGCCTCATACGATTGATGTCGTCAATGGTCTTAATACCAACTGTGACAGATATGTTCGACTAGAGCTTTATTTGGCTAGCGGGATCCCTAAAGCCCAAAAAGATCACAGAGAATTGCTGGAATTCTGTAAGCAAGGTGATGTTGAAAACGCAGTTGAACTTTTACGCGCCCACATCCTTCAAGCAGCAGACGCAATTAGAGATTTAGTTGCTCAACAAGAGGGATAG
- a CDS encoding aldehyde dehydrogenase (NADP(+)) has protein sequence MTDLTSVTISGQHFINGKWTDETLQFNSMNPVLNESTQWQFASANTKNIEAAVSAAKQAFLSYRRTTDEQRADFLDAIAEEIQADIAAITETAHIETGLPMPRLQGETGRTCGQLKLFASTLRSPINNVLIDLANPERQPLPKPDTRLGTLPVGPVAVFGASNFPLAFSTAGGDTASALAAGCSVVVKGHPAHAATSELVTRAVARAVSRCNMPAGVFNLIQSTEPQASTQLVNHSAIKAVGFTGSLKVGRILADICAARAEPIPFYGELGSINPQFLLGELLTEQAESLATTQVQSMMMGHGQFCTSPGVVVAVKGEALNRYLATMAEKIALESAASMLTAGIAATFQSQVDSFLNNPSVALISQGKASPANHFTRPAAVTIEAEDYLASQTLQQEVFGPFAVVVACNDLAQMELIAEQMEGQLTASIHGLEAELSENTQLIESVSFNVGRLIFNQMPTGVEVCHSMNHGGPYPASTDSRTTSVGTQAMVRFVRPLCIQNMPVALMPEKLKEGQSNITTF, from the coding sequence ATGACAGATTTAACAAGCGTTACAATAAGTGGCCAACATTTTATCAATGGCAAGTGGACTGATGAAACATTGCAATTTAATAGTATGAACCCTGTGCTAAATGAATCCACACAGTGGCAATTCGCTTCCGCTAATACAAAAAATATCGAAGCTGCAGTGAGCGCTGCAAAGCAAGCATTTTTATCTTATAGACGCACCACAGATGAGCAACGCGCAGATTTCTTAGACGCTATAGCAGAAGAGATCCAAGCGGATATAGCCGCCATAACGGAAACGGCTCATATTGAAACTGGCTTACCTATGCCACGTCTACAAGGTGAAACCGGCCGAACATGTGGGCAACTAAAATTATTTGCCAGCACGCTACGCTCGCCAATCAACAATGTACTGATTGATCTTGCTAACCCTGAAAGACAACCTTTACCAAAGCCAGATACTCGCTTGGGCACTTTACCCGTAGGTCCTGTAGCCGTTTTTGGCGCATCTAACTTCCCGCTAGCATTTTCAACTGCCGGTGGCGATACAGCTTCTGCACTAGCAGCAGGTTGCAGTGTCGTCGTAAAGGGGCACCCAGCACACGCAGCGACCAGTGAACTTGTGACCCGTGCAGTTGCTCGCGCGGTTAGTCGTTGCAATATGCCTGCAGGCGTATTTAACCTTATTCAGTCGACGGAACCGCAAGCTTCAACTCAACTTGTCAACCATAGCGCAATAAAAGCGGTTGGCTTTACAGGCTCTTTGAAAGTCGGTCGTATTTTAGCTGACATTTGCGCAGCTAGAGCTGAACCTATTCCTTTTTATGGTGAGCTAGGCTCTATTAACCCTCAATTTTTACTCGGTGAACTGTTAACAGAGCAAGCTGAAAGTTTGGCCACAACTCAAGTGCAGTCGATGATGATGGGACACGGTCAATTCTGTACCAGCCCTGGCGTTGTTGTAGCGGTAAAAGGGGAAGCACTGAATCGCTACCTTGCAACCATGGCTGAAAAAATTGCACTTGAATCCGCTGCGAGCATGCTGACAGCAGGCATTGCAGCGACCTTCCAATCACAAGTCGACTCATTTTTAAACAATCCGTCAGTTGCACTGATATCACAAGGGAAGGCCTCTCCTGCTAACCACTTTACACGACCAGCAGCAGTAACAATTGAAGCTGAAGATTATCTTGCTTCTCAAACACTGCAACAGGAAGTATTTGGTCCATTCGCAGTGGTTGTGGCTTGTAATGATTTAGCCCAGATGGAGTTGATTGCTGAGCAGATGGAAGGTCAATTAACCGCTTCAATTCATGGCCTAGAAGCGGAACTCTCTGAAAACACCCAATTGATAGAGTCGGTGTCATTCAATGTTGGTCGCTTGATTTTCAATCAAATGCCAACAGGAGTCGAAGTTTGCCACTCAATGAACCACGGCGGTCCCTACCCTGCCAGCACAGATAGTCGCACGACATCAGTAGGAACCCAAGCAATGGTCCGTTTTGTACGTCCTTTATGCATACAAAACATGCCTGTAGCATTAATGCCTGAAAAGTTAAAAGAAGGGCAATCAAATATCACCACCTTCTAA